A stretch of the Bradyrhizobium arachidis genome encodes the following:
- a CDS encoding cytidylate kinase family protein, whose protein sequence is MPVIAMTREMGSGGREVAQRVADELQLTLVLHHLVEHEIADHLELREDAVHHLLEGGATLTERLQVGSGRLARYTAEEILELANRGNVLIRGWGACLVLREVPHVVRVRVCAPMDVRERTVMQRQGIKDRQTARREIERNDATHKRILRNVYGVDREEALLYDLMLNTERCSIETSTKLVCDLADRTEFRETNASRAILNDKTLEAHIRIKLRERFGTGLGAMGVTGIEATAHNGKIVLRGTAIHGVLVDDASKLASAVPGVKEVENQMVIVHGPRAFT, encoded by the coding sequence ATGCCAGTCATTGCGATGACGCGCGAAATGGGGTCCGGTGGCAGGGAGGTCGCGCAACGCGTCGCCGACGAACTGCAGCTCACGCTTGTTCTCCATCACTTGGTCGAGCACGAGATCGCAGATCACCTGGAGTTGCGGGAAGATGCGGTCCATCATCTTCTGGAAGGCGGCGCCACACTGACGGAGCGATTGCAGGTCGGCAGCGGGCGCCTGGCACGTTATACGGCCGAGGAAATCCTCGAGCTGGCGAACCGGGGAAACGTTCTAATTCGCGGGTGGGGCGCATGTCTGGTTCTGCGCGAGGTGCCGCACGTGGTCCGCGTGCGCGTCTGCGCGCCCATGGACGTCCGCGAGCGAACGGTGATGCAGCGACAGGGCATCAAGGACAGGCAGACTGCTCGACGGGAAATAGAACGCAACGACGCTACTCACAAACGCATCCTGCGAAACGTCTATGGCGTCGACCGCGAGGAGGCCCTGCTCTACGATCTGATGTTGAATACCGAGCGTTGCTCGATCGAGACATCTACGAAGCTCGTTTGCGATCTCGCCGATAGGACAGAGTTTCGCGAAACCAATGCCTCCCGGGCGATCCTCAACGACAAGACACTCGAGGCGCACATCCGAATCAAACTTCGCGAACGCTTTGGTACAGGCCTGGGCGCGATGGGCGTCACCGGCATCGAGGCCACCGCCCACAATGGCAAGATCGTATTGAGGGGGACGGCCATCCACGGCGTGCTGGTCGACGATGCCAGCAAGCTCGCGAGTGCGGTCCCGGGCGTGAAGGAAGTCGAGAACCAAATGGTCATCGTCCACGGACCGCGAGCTTTTACCTAG